The Nitrospirota bacterium genome includes a window with the following:
- the trpS gene encoding tryptophan--tRNA ligase yields the protein MTTPRKRVLSGMQPSGLLHLGNYLGALENWKSLQNEYECYFFIADWHALSSNYADTSRIREFVHELLIDWLAAGIDPAKATVFVQSRIPEHAVLHLLLSMMTPVSWLERNPTYKEKQEEIKDRDMTTYGFLGYPVLQAADILLYKPDFVPVGKDQLPHLELTRELARRFNSLYKPVFPEPVEQLTKFPKVLGTDGRKMSKSYGNTINLSDAEPVVRQKLKTMVTDPARVRRHDPGNPDLCPVYDFHKIFSSPMVQEQINTECRSAAIGCIDCKKLVADRVVERMTPMWDARAILSKDPAYLQDIVQEGSRKASEVAKATLHDVTEAMKI from the coding sequence ATGACCACACCCAGAAAACGAGTCCTCAGCGGCATGCAGCCGAGCGGGCTGCTCCATCTCGGCAACTATCTCGGCGCATTAGAGAATTGGAAAAGCCTACAGAACGAATACGAGTGTTACTTCTTCATCGCGGATTGGCATGCGCTCTCGTCGAACTATGCCGACACCAGCCGCATCCGTGAGTTCGTTCACGAACTCTTGATCGACTGGCTGGCCGCCGGCATCGACCCGGCGAAAGCCACGGTGTTCGTCCAGTCGCGCATCCCGGAACATGCCGTCCTGCATCTCCTGCTCTCGATGATGACGCCGGTCTCCTGGCTGGAACGAAACCCGACCTACAAAGAGAAGCAGGAAGAGATTAAGGATCGCGACATGACCACGTACGGATTTCTGGGCTACCCGGTCCTCCAGGCCGCGGACATCCTGCTCTATAAGCCGGATTTCGTGCCGGTGGGCAAAGACCAATTGCCGCATCTGGAACTCACCCGGGAGCTGGCCCGCCGGTTCAACAGCCTCTACAAGCCTGTGTTCCCCGAACCGGTTGAACAGCTCACCAAGTTCCCGAAAGTGCTTGGGACGGATGGCAGGAAGATGAGCAAGAGCTACGGCAATACGATCAACCTGTCAGACGCCGAACCGGTCGTGCGCCAGAAACTCAAAACGATGGTCACAGACCCGGCCAGAGTCCGGCGCCACGACCCGGGCAATCCGGACCTCTGTCCGGTCTACGATTTCCATAAAATATTTTCCTCGCCGATGGTGCAGGAGCAGATCAATACGGAATGCCGGAGCGCCGCTATCGGCTGTATCGACTGCAAGAAGCTGGTGGCAGACCGGGTCGTCGAACGGATGACGCCGATGTGGGACGCACGCGCGATCCTGAGCAAAGACCCAGCGTATTTGCAGGACATCGTACAAGAAGGCAGCCGCAAGGCCAGCGAAGTCGCCAAGGCGACGCTGCACGATGTTACCGAAGCGATGAAGATCTAG
- a CDS encoding site-2 protease family protein yields MNSLPQILHTISYMGLPLLFAMVLHEYAHGWVAYRCGDATAKLQGRLTMNPLAHIDPFGTIILPLLCLAMPGGFFLGWAKPVPIDPRAMHQPRRDMALVAAAGPAMNLALAIGSALLFTLLLSIEPAIGSYWSGPADSAIPDTWSTKLLLPIAVMAVYSVLINVLLMLFNLLPLPPLDGGRILTSLLPPAAAQVLMRVEPYGMFVLIGLIIFDPQIHIIHTITSTLTHSLSNTILSTAIGLGTGNTP; encoded by the coding sequence ATGAACTCCCTCCCACAGATTCTGCATACCATCTCCTATATGGGGCTCCCGCTCCTCTTCGCGATGGTGCTCCATGAATATGCCCATGGCTGGGTCGCCTATCGTTGCGGCGATGCGACCGCCAAGCTCCAAGGCCGCCTCACCATGAACCCCCTGGCGCATATCGATCCCTTCGGGACCATTATCCTGCCGCTGCTCTGCCTGGCGATGCCGGGCGGATTCTTTCTCGGCTGGGCCAAGCCGGTCCCGATCGACCCGCGCGCCATGCATCAACCCCGCCGCGACATGGCGCTCGTCGCAGCAGCGGGGCCTGCCATGAATCTCGCGTTGGCCATCGGCAGCGCCCTCCTCTTCACGCTCCTCCTGTCCATCGAACCGGCGATTGGAAGCTACTGGTCCGGACCGGCGGACAGCGCCATCCCGGATACCTGGAGCACGAAGCTCCTGCTGCCGATCGCCGTGATGGCCGTCTACTCCGTCTTGATTAACGTGCTCTTGATGCTGTTCAACCTGCTCCCTCTTCCCCCGCTGGACGGAGGCAGGATTCTCACGAGCCTGCTCCCCCCCGCCGCGGCACAGGTGCTCATGCGCGTGGAGCCCTACGGCATGTTCGTCCTGATAGGGCTGATCATTTTCGATCCGCAGATCCACATTATCCATACGATCACCAGCACCTTGACCCATAGTCTGTCCAATACGATTCTCTCCACTGCCATCGGTCTCGGAACAGGAAACACACCATGA
- a CDS encoding penicillin-binding protein activator — translation MTHPASPALSPRTPTLATSWGTALVLTWGLLWPMGASLTPVVYAQTGAQAPANHPVLTQAKRLLDAERAEEAVTLLRRFLATSPKPEFLDDTYLLLGAALHDTQQYGEALKYLQQLQAEFPASEVTDRGKLLQARSHAAMGNLDLALPLLTSLRTLSKDDNIKREALRLSGDFYAQKDDTIRAIQAWQDEMALGTDAQAEDARARIRTLLGDTSDRKALERIRETFPRSFPGDLAALRLIDFYVERSEEHLAVRQIQQFLANFPAHPQAAKTLELLATLQSKLKSHQFFVATVLPLSGKLAPFATETLNGVQLAIETHRERGGVPSIGLIVKDFEFDRASFLDDFSGLLNNDHPLAVIGPLLSKHLPAMAELAGRAHTPLITPAATLPNVRRLGSYVFSTSLTYQLQAKRIATYAMKEQNFRRFCILHPDTAYGRELARLFAQEVRQAKGEVIAIESYKEGEPDVSTQLKHMKAEDLKRYGLSVPVDLSKLAGKQTKMDRKILYTPGFDAIFIPGRAADAGLITAQLNFHDMKVPFLGANGWNSTDFARTADSSIDGAVFVDGFFVDSPNPSVQDFVDRYKKRFQTSPTLFAMQGYDAAKLVIDAAKKGASSGEAVRDQFMTQPDLSPLAGPASFGPDGTLNRPLFLLQIKRGRFLQIN, via the coding sequence ATGACCCACCCGGCATCACCCGCATTGTCCCCTCGCACACCGACCCTCGCGACAAGCTGGGGCACGGCGCTCGTCCTGACATGGGGACTGCTCTGGCCGATGGGGGCCTCGCTCACTCCCGTCGTCTATGCACAAACGGGCGCCCAGGCCCCAGCGAACCATCCGGTCCTGACCCAGGCGAAACGTTTACTGGATGCGGAACGGGCGGAAGAAGCGGTCACCCTCCTCCGTCGTTTTCTGGCCACGTCTCCGAAGCCTGAGTTCCTTGACGACACTTATTTATTACTAGGCGCAGCCCTGCATGACACCCAACAATATGGGGAGGCCCTCAAATACTTGCAGCAACTGCAGGCGGAGTTCCCCGCCTCCGAGGTCACAGACCGGGGCAAGCTGCTGCAGGCCCGTTCCCATGCGGCCATGGGCAACCTCGACCTGGCCCTCCCGCTCCTCACCAGTCTCCGCACCCTCTCAAAAGATGACAACATCAAACGCGAAGCCCTGCGTCTGAGCGGGGACTTCTACGCACAGAAAGACGACACCATCCGCGCCATCCAAGCATGGCAGGATGAAATGGCCTTGGGCACCGACGCGCAAGCAGAAGACGCACGAGCCCGTATCCGCACGTTGCTCGGCGACACATCGGACCGGAAAGCCCTTGAGCGCATCCGGGAAACATTTCCTCGCAGTTTTCCCGGCGACCTCGCAGCCCTCCGCCTCATCGACTTCTATGTCGAGCGGAGCGAAGAACATCTGGCCGTCCGGCAAATTCAACAGTTCCTCGCCAACTTCCCGGCGCATCCCCAGGCAGCCAAAACCCTGGAGCTCCTCGCCACACTCCAATCCAAGCTGAAATCCCATCAGTTCTTCGTCGCAACGGTCCTGCCTCTTTCAGGAAAGCTCGCCCCCTTCGCGACCGAAACCCTCAACGGCGTGCAACTAGCTATCGAAACACATAGAGAGCGAGGAGGAGTTCCCTCCATCGGTCTCATCGTCAAGGATTTCGAATTCGACCGCGCCTCATTTTTAGACGACTTCTCCGGACTCTTGAACAACGACCACCCCCTGGCCGTCATCGGCCCGCTCCTCTCGAAACATTTGCCCGCCATGGCCGAACTGGCCGGGCGAGCCCATACCCCCTTGATCACGCCAGCTGCGACCCTCCCCAACGTCAGACGGCTGGGCTCCTATGTGTTCAGCACTTCCCTCACCTATCAGCTCCAAGCCAAGCGCATCGCGACCTATGCCATGAAGGAACAGAACTTCCGCCGGTTCTGCATCCTGCATCCCGACACCGCCTATGGCCGCGAATTGGCCAGGCTCTTCGCCCAGGAAGTGCGCCAAGCCAAAGGGGAAGTGATCGCCATCGAGTCCTACAAGGAAGGCGAGCCAGACGTCAGCACGCAGCTCAAGCATATGAAAGCGGAGGACCTCAAGCGCTATGGCCTCTCCGTACCGGTCGACCTGAGCAAGCTGGCAGGAAAGCAGACGAAGATGGACAGGAAAATCCTCTATACGCCGGGCTTCGATGCGATCTTCATTCCCGGTCGCGCCGCCGACGCAGGCCTCATCACGGCGCAGCTCAATTTCCATGACATGAAAGTGCCATTTCTCGGCGCAAACGGATGGAACTCGACGGACTTCGCCCGCACAGCCGATTCATCGATCGACGGAGCCGTGTTCGTCGATGGCTTCTTTGTGGATAGCCCCAATCCTTCGGTGCAGGACTTTGTCGACCGCTACAAGAAACGATTCCAGACCAGCCCAACCCTCTTCGCCATGCAGGGCTATGACGCCGCAAAGCTGGTGATCGATGCGGCGAAAAAAGGCGCGTCCTCCGGCGAAGCCGTCCGCGACCAGTTCATGACCCAGCCGGACCTTTCGCCGCTCGCAGGGCCGGCGTCCTTCGGACCGGACGGAACCTTGAATCGGCCGCTCTTCCTCCTGCAAATCAAACGAGGCCGATTCCTCCAGATCAATTGA
- the xerD gene encoding site-specific tyrosine recombinase XerD — MLLDPLAERYLRHLRVEGGLAVNTVEAYRRDLSKFHAYVQRAGSVPPEQVTAETVTGFLRSLHEAKLSRASSVRCLSAIRGWFRFLLQERMIEESPVVGLPSMAKGVRLPKTLPQHDVTALLDLAAVPTLEDLRDRAMVELLYATGLRVSELVTAEVSQVNLEVGYLRVTGKGSKQRLVPMGEGARQLLHQYVEEARPRLLKQRASRYLFVSRRGGPLTRQAFWKLLRRRAQRAGITQIISPHMLRHSFATHLLEGGADLRSVQVMLGHANIVTTQIYTHVERGRLKRVHDAYFPRAGRSRGKKS; from the coding sequence ATGCTGTTGGACCCGCTGGCCGAGCGATATTTGCGCCATCTCCGAGTGGAGGGCGGTCTTGCCGTCAACACGGTCGAGGCCTATCGGCGGGACCTGAGTAAATTCCATGCCTATGTGCAGCGAGCCGGCTCCGTACCGCCCGAACAGGTCACAGCGGAAACGGTAACGGGATTTCTCCGCTCCTTACATGAGGCCAAACTGTCTCGCGCCTCCTCGGTTCGCTGTCTCTCGGCGATTCGTGGGTGGTTCCGGTTTTTATTGCAGGAACGGATGATCGAAGAGAGTCCCGTCGTCGGGCTGCCTTCGATGGCGAAAGGCGTTCGGCTGCCTAAAACGCTGCCGCAGCACGATGTGACCGCCCTATTGGATCTGGCGGCGGTTCCCACCCTTGAAGACTTGCGCGACCGCGCCATGGTGGAATTGCTCTATGCGACGGGGCTGCGTGTCTCGGAGCTGGTGACGGCTGAGGTCTCGCAGGTGAATCTCGAGGTCGGCTATCTCCGGGTCACAGGCAAGGGGTCGAAGCAGCGTCTCGTGCCGATGGGTGAGGGGGCGCGGCAGTTGCTACATCAGTATGTAGAAGAGGCGCGGCCCCGGCTCCTGAAGCAACGGGCCTCCCGGTATCTGTTCGTGTCGCGGCGGGGCGGCCCGTTGACGAGGCAAGCGTTCTGGAAGCTACTGCGGCGCCGCGCGCAGCGAGCGGGCATTACGCAGATCATTTCGCCTCACATGCTCCGCCATTCGTTTGCCACACATCTGCTCGAAGGCGGCGCAGATTTGCGGTCTGTTCAGGTGATGCTGGGCCATGCCAATATTGTGACGACGCAGATTTATACTCATGTTGAGCGGGGACGGTTGAAGCGGGTTCATGACGCCTATTTCCCCAGGGCGGGCCGGAGCCGCGGGAAAAAATCCTAA
- a CDS encoding MotA/TolQ/ExbB proton channel family protein: MFQTGLSGLVGSLGSVSKIVLLLLFVFSVVSWAVIFSKSRAFRVADREDRRFLALLAKTKDIDELYRQVRRLEGSPCATVFEGVMERVGSGRVEGKNGAGPVDQHIIERAASYLGQSQLSRLETYLPFLATTGNIAPFVGLLGTVLGIIDAFREIGTQGTASISAVAPGVAEALVATAAGLFTAIPAVIAYNYFLIRIRNTAFRLDSVTIELLASLSTTAKAKPVPAGVQG, translated from the coding sequence ATGTTTCAGACAGGTCTGTCCGGACTGGTCGGCTCGCTTGGCTCGGTCTCCAAAATCGTGCTTCTGCTTCTGTTCGTATTTTCGGTCGTCTCCTGGGCTGTAATCTTTTCCAAATCGCGCGCGTTCCGGGTGGCCGACCGAGAGGATCGGCGCTTCCTCGCGTTGTTGGCCAAAACGAAAGACATCGACGAACTCTACCGGCAAGTCCGACGACTCGAAGGGAGTCCCTGCGCGACCGTATTCGAAGGGGTGATGGAGCGGGTGGGATCTGGCCGTGTCGAGGGGAAGAACGGCGCGGGACCCGTCGATCAGCACATCATCGAGCGAGCGGCCTCCTATCTTGGGCAAAGTCAGCTTTCACGGCTTGAGACCTACCTCCCCTTTCTGGCCACGACGGGCAACATTGCGCCCTTTGTCGGTCTGCTTGGAACCGTGCTGGGCATCATCGACGCGTTTCGTGAGATCGGGACGCAAGGGACCGCCAGTATTTCCGCGGTTGCGCCCGGCGTAGCGGAGGCCCTCGTCGCGACGGCCGCCGGTCTCTTCACCGCCATCCCCGCGGTCATCGCCTACAACTACTTCCTCATCCGGATTCGGAATACGGCCTTCCGGTTGGATTCGGTGACCATTGAGCTTCTGGCCTCTCTCTCGACTACCGCGAAGGCGAAACCAGTTCCGGCCGGAGTCCAAGGATGA
- a CDS encoding biopolymer transporter ExbD → MTLESRHRRFLAEINVIPLVDVVLVLLVIFMVTAPMLYRGMDIKLPTSATNTIKPEMRTVLTIEKDHRLYLDKDPVGVAQLEQKLKLLKQTHPDVSLYLRADRDVPYGVVVQVIDGIKKAGIEKIGMVTEPVGPEHVVAPHLPHLPPRKN, encoded by the coding sequence ATGACCCTGGAATCTCGGCACCGCCGGTTTCTGGCAGAGATCAACGTTATCCCTCTCGTCGATGTGGTCCTCGTGTTGCTGGTGATTTTTATGGTCACCGCGCCAATGCTGTATCGCGGGATGGATATCAAGCTGCCGACCTCCGCGACCAATACGATCAAGCCGGAAATGCGGACTGTATTGACGATCGAAAAAGATCACCGCTTGTATCTCGATAAAGATCCGGTCGGCGTGGCTCAGCTTGAGCAAAAGCTGAAGCTCTTGAAGCAGACGCATCCGGATGTGTCGCTGTACCTCCGGGCGGATCGCGACGTGCCGTATGGTGTCGTGGTGCAAGTCATTGACGGCATTAAAAAAGCCGGGATCGAGAAGATCGGGATGGTAACGGAGCCGGTCGGACCAGAACATGTGGTCGCGCCGCATCTCCCGCACCTCCCGCCACGAAAGAATTAA
- a CDS encoding TonB family protein: protein MASQATVQSGLWFDQDDQAGVWVHLKRTLVWSLALHVVVLVATGLRLPQRAERPLTSVEVSLVSLPAPVRPAESVKPAEPAKPTESAKVSDPKPVPAPSAKPAAQAPPVAPPKGGVKRDVLRDFQLPPDAPKFGDLSPAKSVGQPQQAAKMKSLDIPRVPDAAPVPVAKPAPRSSVSDDLNRELEEELKKIKPFQPAAKLDLPRENKSSEAPAKPVAQQQANVSALKTPETTLKTAGMAGSSSYWARVQSIISSQWEPPPVDMAGQTYQVIVKFRLQRDGMIKDVVVKQTSGNTYFDMAGQRAVLRPRVLPAFPADMTDGYKDIEMVFRVGEPVG from the coding sequence ATGGCGTCCCAGGCGACGGTCCAGTCAGGTTTGTGGTTCGACCAGGACGATCAGGCCGGGGTATGGGTTCACCTCAAGCGGACGTTGGTCTGGTCGCTCGCGCTGCATGTGGTGGTGCTCGTGGCGACAGGACTCAGGCTTCCGCAACGGGCTGAACGGCCGTTGACGTCGGTGGAAGTGTCGCTGGTCAGTCTGCCTGCACCAGTGAGGCCAGCTGAGTCGGTCAAGCCAGCCGAGCCGGCGAAGCCGACCGAATCAGCGAAAGTTTCGGATCCGAAACCGGTTCCTGCCCCGTCAGCCAAGCCAGCCGCACAGGCTCCTCCCGTCGCGCCTCCCAAGGGCGGGGTGAAGCGGGATGTATTGCGGGATTTTCAGCTGCCTCCTGATGCGCCGAAGTTCGGGGATTTGAGCCCCGCAAAGTCGGTGGGGCAGCCACAGCAGGCGGCGAAAATGAAGTCGCTCGATATCCCGCGTGTCCCGGATGCGGCGCCAGTCCCGGTTGCGAAGCCGGCGCCACGATCGTCGGTCAGCGACGATCTCAATCGTGAGTTAGAAGAAGAGCTGAAGAAGATCAAGCCGTTTCAGCCTGCAGCCAAGCTGGATCTGCCACGTGAGAACAAGTCCAGTGAGGCGCCGGCCAAGCCGGTGGCTCAGCAGCAGGCGAACGTGTCGGCGCTGAAGACTCCTGAAACGACGCTGAAGACTGCTGGCATGGCCGGGTCCAGTTCCTATTGGGCTCGGGTACAATCAATTATCAGTAGCCAGTGGGAGCCTCCCCCTGTCGATATGGCGGGGCAGACCTACCAGGTCATCGTGAAGTTTCGGCTGCAACGGGATGGGATGATCAAAGATGTGGTGGTTAAGCAGACCTCTGGTAATACCTATTTCGACATGGCGGGGCAGCGCGCTGTGTTGCGGCCGCGAGTGCTCCCGGCTTTTCCTGCCGATATGACGGACGGTTATAAGGATATAGAAATGGTATTTCGAGTCGGAGAACCGGTCGGATGA
- the tolB gene encoding Tol-Pal system beta propeller repeat protein TolB — protein MTQVKWISSVVGGLLLAAGAFGILESGAADVFLEATRPDFQKISLAVAGIQNAGGPDWLGGRIEEVLKKDVRRSLVFDLVDLPSMGIKARDLGTGMESGAKAVFKQAAENGVSVLVWGKASLKESGKEADVNMEGLVYDSGSDEVIGGKRYAGAPAVLRLMAHRFADELVFRYTGEPGIARTKIAYVAEHGGAREISVMDYDGHDARQVTADGFLNLMPRWSPDRRFLVFTAYRSRNTQDIDMIELATGKRWTVVSLGGLNITPALSPDGNFLAFASSYEGNSELYLLDTRTKALQRLTVHPSGDLSPSWAPNGRELTFVSDRGGGPQIFLMSADGSNVRRLTFEGDYNAAPVWSPRGNWIAYVCRIHKEYKLCVISPDGQKRMQLTTGLGVDDSPSWSPDGRHLVFSSTVEGKSHIYMIDADGKNLERLTFEGTRNSAPSWSPAS, from the coding sequence ATGACACAAGTGAAATGGATCAGTTCGGTGGTTGGAGGGCTCCTGCTGGCAGCAGGGGCTTTTGGCATTCTTGAATCGGGCGCGGCGGACGTGTTTCTTGAAGCGACTCGCCCAGATTTCCAAAAGATTTCTCTGGCTGTTGCAGGGATTCAGAACGCGGGAGGTCCCGACTGGTTGGGGGGGCGGATCGAAGAAGTTCTCAAGAAGGATGTGAGGCGCTCCTTGGTTTTCGATCTGGTGGATTTGCCGAGCATGGGGATCAAGGCTCGCGATCTGGGCACAGGGATGGAGAGCGGCGCCAAGGCCGTCTTCAAGCAAGCGGCGGAAAACGGGGTGTCGGTGCTGGTCTGGGGCAAGGCAAGCCTGAAAGAGTCGGGTAAAGAAGCCGACGTGAATATGGAAGGCCTCGTCTATGACAGCGGCAGCGACGAGGTGATCGGGGGGAAACGGTATGCCGGTGCGCCGGCGGTCCTGCGGCTCATGGCGCATCGTTTTGCCGATGAGCTCGTCTTTCGGTATACCGGCGAGCCGGGCATTGCCAGGACCAAGATCGCCTATGTCGCGGAGCATGGGGGCGCCCGCGAGATTTCCGTCATGGATTATGACGGACATGATGCCCGTCAGGTGACGGCCGATGGTTTTCTGAACCTGATGCCGCGCTGGTCTCCGGATCGCCGGTTTCTCGTCTTCACCGCCTATCGCAGCCGGAATACGCAGGACATCGACATGATCGAGCTGGCGACGGGCAAGCGGTGGACGGTGGTGTCCCTGGGGGGGTTGAATATTACGCCGGCCCTGTCGCCCGATGGAAATTTTCTGGCATTTGCCTCCAGCTACGAAGGCAATTCCGAACTCTATCTGTTGGATACCAGAACGAAAGCCCTTCAGCGTTTGACGGTACATCCGTCCGGCGACTTGTCTCCTTCCTGGGCTCCGAATGGACGAGAGCTGACTTTTGTGTCCGACAGGGGAGGCGGGCCGCAGATATTCCTCATGAGCGCGGATGGGTCGAATGTGCGCCGGTTGACGTTCGAGGGGGACTATAATGCAGCGCCGGTCTGGTCGCCGCGCGGCAACTGGATCGCCTATGTGTGCCGGATTCATAAAGAGTATAAGCTGTGCGTGATCTCGCCGGATGGGCAGAAGCGGATGCAGTTGACGACGGGGCTGGGCGTCGATGACTCGCCGTCCTGGTCCCCGGATGGCCGCCATCTGGTGTTCAGTTCGACGGTCGAGGGAAAGAGCCACATCTATATGATCGATGCGGACGGCAAGAATCTCGAGCGGCTGACCTTTGAAGGCACGCGCAATAGCGCGCCCTCCTGGTCTCCGGCATCCTGA
- the pal gene encoding peptidoglycan-associated lipoprotein Pal, producing the protein MKKTLYMYGLAMMSLALIGLAGCASKSVQSGGDSSAQAPAKTGSAESGVTSGSFPSTGVQPSGSGLRGLDKSPSEERVGNGTMLAKVDPSASAARQMDDLRAEQAASAAAGLRDVFFAYDSWAISEEGRQALTRDAEWIKSSSSAQIKIEGHCDERGTSAYNLVLGEKRAKAVRNYLVELGIGANRLSVVSYGKEQPSCSEHAEPCYQQNRRGHLVVKSGK; encoded by the coding sequence ATGAAAAAGACACTGTATATGTACGGTTTGGCGATGATGAGCCTGGCATTGATTGGTCTGGCTGGCTGCGCGTCGAAGTCCGTTCAATCGGGCGGCGATTCGTCTGCTCAAGCTCCGGCGAAGACTGGAAGCGCAGAGAGCGGCGTCACGTCCGGCAGCTTCCCGAGCACCGGGGTTCAGCCGAGTGGCAGCGGGCTTCGGGGTCTCGACAAGAGCCCGTCGGAGGAGCGAGTGGGGAATGGCACGATGCTGGCGAAAGTCGATCCCTCCGCCAGCGCCGCGCGGCAAATGGATGATCTCCGTGCCGAGCAGGCCGCCTCAGCCGCAGCCGGGTTGCGCGATGTGTTTTTCGCCTACGATAGTTGGGCGATTTCCGAGGAGGGACGCCAGGCCTTGACTCGCGATGCCGAGTGGATCAAGTCCAGCTCTAGCGCGCAGATCAAGATCGAGGGGCATTGTGACGAGCGCGGAACCTCCGCCTATAACCTTGTCCTGGGAGAGAAGCGGGCGAAGGCTGTGCGGAACTATTTGGTCGAACTGGGTATTGGCGCCAATCGTCTGTCCGTGGTGTCCTATGGAAAAGAACAGCCGTCCTGCAGTGAACATGCGGAGCCCTGCTACCAGCAGAATCGGCGTGGCCATCTGGTGGTGAAGTCGGGAAAGTAG